Proteins encoded within one genomic window of Ursus arctos isolate Adak ecotype North America unplaced genomic scaffold, UrsArc2.0 scaffold_7, whole genome shotgun sequence:
- the FAM89A gene encoding protein FAM89A → MSGAGAAPGVADAVRGLRVDGLPPLPKSLSGLLHSASGGGASGGWRHLERLYAQKSRIQDELSRGGASGGGARAAGLPAKPPNLDAALALLRKEMVGLRQLDMSLLCQLYSLYESIQEYKGACQAASSPDCTYALENGFFDEEEEYFQEHSALHDGRERGPPRDLSLPVSSLSSSDWILESI, encoded by the exons ATGAGCGGAGCTGGAGCGGCGCCGGGGGTGGCGGACGCGGTGCGGGGGCTGCGGGTGGACGGGCTGCCCCCGCTGCCCAAGAGCCTGAGCGGGCTGCTGCACTCGGCGTCGGGCGGCGGCGCGTCGGGGGGCTGGCGGCACCTGGAGCGGCTGTACGCGCAGAAGTCGCGCATCCAGGACGAGCTGAGCCGCGGGGGCGCGAGCGGCGGTGGGGCCCGGGCCGCGGGGCTGCCCGCCAAACCTCCCAACCTGGACGCCGCGCTGGCCCTGCTCCGCAAGGAGATG GTTGGCCTCCGACAGCTGGACATGTCCTTGCTCTGCCAACTCTACAGCCTCTATGAGTCCATTCAGGAATATAAGGGAGCGTGCCAGGCCGCGTCCAGCCCGGACTGCACTTACGCTCTGGAGAATGGCTTCTTCGATGAGGAGGAGGAATATTTCCAGGAGCACAGCGCCCTCCACGATGGGAGGGAACGGGGCCCCCCGAGGGACCTGTCGCTGCCTGTCTCCTCGCTGTCCAGTAGCGACTGGATTCTGGAGTCCATCTAG